The Leishmania infantum JPCM5 genome chromosome 19 region aagcgcagcgacgcgctgAAGTGGACGCCGCGGTGAAGGCGCACACGTCTGCCGTAGACGCCCTGGAAACCACCCTCAACGAGATGCGCATTCGGCTcggcgaggtggaggcgtCACGCACCGCGGAAGCGGTGCGCCGTGAGCAGCAGGCCAGTGAGCACGCCAAAGCTGTGTCTGCACTGCAAGCTGAGCTGCAAGGTGCTCACCAAGCgagtgccgcagcggcagccgcgcacaaGGCTGCCGTTGAACAGCTCAACGACGTCATTGCAGAGCAGCAACGGGCCAAGATTGAGGAGGTCGCCGCCATCAAACAGAAGCTACTGGAGACTCAGAGGAAGCTTACCAGAtcagaggaggcgaggagacgAGGGGTTACAGAAAGAGCTgaggtggcgacggcgcacacCCAGTCACTTGACGCGCTCCGTCGCTCCATGGAAGCTGAGCATCAACAGAAACTGGATGCCCTCACGGCGGCCAAGGCAAGAGaactggaggcggtgcagatgCAGCTCGACGAGCAGAGGGTCGTCGCACAACAGCTCCAGGGGGACCTCCGAGACACTCGTCGTCAGGTACAGCAGTTGGTGGAGACCCAGAACTACGTAGGCAAGCAAGTGGAGGCGGAAAAACAGGCGAACGCCGAACTCCGCCGTAACTTGGCAGacaccgcggcgcagcaggcggctagcgcggcagctgccacggagctggaggcgacgTTGGAGCAGGCAAAGGCTTCCCTTACGCAGCTCGTcgcggagaagacggcggtgTCGACGGAGCTCACCCGGGCCATCGAGACGGCGGAGAGCACACGTGCTCACCTTGCAGACGTGGAGAAAAtatcgcagcagcgccacgaagagctggaggcgcagggATCTGCCCTTGCCAACGCCGTCGCGAcagtggagcagctgcgggcaGAGGTATCTGCGTTGCACTCGAAGTGCGCAGACATGGAGAAGGCGCGGGCTGCTCTCATCGAGCAGCATGAGGAGGCGCTAGTGGCGCAGCAGGTAGACACCGTCACGGAAATGGAGACGCAGTTCCGGGCGATGGAACGTGAACGCGAGGCGCTGGTGAGCAAGGCACGGCAGacagaggaggcgctgcgcagcgtcgtcgaGAAGCAGGGGAAGCAacttcagcagctgcgcgaagACCTGGAGTTTCGCGCCAGTCTGGATCTGTGTGAGGCTGAAGTTGTGGAacgcgacagcgccgccggtgccgtcggCAGCTCAGCCAGGCTCGCTCTCGCCGGCAGTGGGACAGGCGTCGCTACTTCGACCAATACCTCCTTTTCGGGCGCCAgcggctccgctgccgtggtcggcggcggtggcttcAGCACCATTTTGAGCTCGCTCTTCTTGCGCCGCAACAgcactgcggcgccgtccagcTCCCCCGCACCCCTTGGCAGTGGCATCGGGACTGACGGTGCTCACGGCCTTCCAcacccgctgccgcgtccCTTCTCGAACGATCGTGGCACCGCTACGACGCCGCTTCGGCGCAACGCTAGCGGCAACCTATATAGCATGAGCGCATACCGCCCTTCCTCCATGATGCCGTCGTCGCTCCTCTTCGGAAAGAGCAACCCCGCTGGGACGGTGGCGATGGGTACTAGTGCTGGGGTATCACCTGCGTCGCGCACCCCCGTGCAAGATGCGGTCATTCCGCCTCATACAAGTGAACAAGAGTCGGCACTGCCCACGCGGCTGGGCAGCCGCGCTCCGAACATCGCGCTGGGCCGGAAGTAAGCGGGAGCGAGCCAGCCCTGTCCAGCTTCTTTTTGTGTCCTCCGCGCCCCACCCACTCGAGCAGTTTGGCGTGTGTCGCGCAACAGTGAAGGAAGGATGTGCCTCGTTCTTGCCCGCATTTGGCCGTCCGCCCCGCTACTTTCCTTTTGCGTTCTTGTCTGCCTTCTGTCCTACGGCTTGGACGAGATTGGGGAGGCTGGCCCGCCGTACCCTCTTCGAAGGAGAGCTGAAGGGACTTGCCCCAGCTCCACGATGCTGCATTCCCGTTCGCAGGGTCTTTCTTCGCTTATTTAGGCTTTCCTGTTAGTTTTGAGGACACATCTCAGTgcgtggggaggagggggtatCCACGGCCCAgtacccacacacacacactctctcaCACCTGCTTCCTCCTCATCCCTGCCGGTGCCGAGGAACTTCTGGTGATGGTAGCGTCAAGTGCCTACGACGCAGCGGGGTCAGCGCGActcctcgctgccgacgtcggcggccgTGGTGTGCATGGGACTGCCTTGgtgcgacctgcgacagcgagcacgtTTGCGCCATCCACATGCCCGGCAACGTGCCAGCGCAACTCGAACGTAtcccacccgcccacccgaCTCTCACTGCCCACCGGTGTGCagcctgcgaggcgggggcgggcggaGTTGGAGACAGCGGCCGCGCTCAGGTCACTGAGTCGGTGCATTGCCGTGACGCGtgtgtctagcgctgcttGGCAGCGTGCGATAGGGCCCGTGACAGGCCTACAGTAGAGCTGGCCTCGTCTTGTGCGGCGGAGAACGGTGAGCCTTGAAATAAAGCATCGTTTTATTGTGGATTCTTAATCCACTCGGTcgcgaccccctcccctgcgtATGGCCTGCGTGCGACGTTGTCCGGAGACAACCGACTTATGTACGGCGCTATCctacccccccctcttccctgccACTCCTGGCCCTGCCTCCCTCACAACTCGATCCTGTTCCTCTGTGTCATGTACGCCGCCAGCGGTTAAGCTTGCACACGTTACTGTGTTGGCGTGGGCCGACGCGGCCTCGTTTTCGAaggttgttgttgttgtcaGTGTCGTCACGCGTTTGGCGTTTTGTGGCGCTTGGAAACGCACCTgagagcagcgctgctgctcacatCGCCCGTCTCACTCCTCTGTGTCTGCCAGGTATGGCACCGTGCTCCTGGCACGGCACCACCCGCACATTTCTCTGCTGGTTGTGAGTGCAGGCCGCCTGCAACGCGCGTGATCGTGTGGTTCACCCCAATGTGTCTTGAGAGGCGTCTGTGTTGACTGAGCCGCCCCTTCCCACGGGGCAGCACCACTGTtacccctctccttcccttcccccgcTCGTCCTCGACGTTCCCTTCACCTTTTTCCTTGCCCTCTCGGTCTCCCCTAGCCAGTATTCTGTGTGTACACAACCTTTCTCGGCCGCGGACACCTCCACAAGGTTCTCTTTTCGTGCGCCATCTCCCCTGTATCTGAACTCGCTAGTTGctctgttctctctccctcttaAAACGCCAACCTCACCACCATCACGACCACACCTGTCGACCCCATATCAGTCTCCTGTACCCGTAGAGGCCTCACAGGCTGAtcacctcttctctcgccctcGACGAAAATGGTAAACGTGTGCGTTGTTGGGGCTGCCGGCGGCATCGGGCAGTCGCTGTCGCTTCTGCTggtgcgccagctgccgTACGGGAGCACGTTGTCGTTGTTCGACGTTGtgggcgctgccggcgttgcAGCGGACCTGTCGCACGTGGACAACGCCGGTGTGCAGGTGAAGTTCGCGGCGGGCAAGATAGGCCAGAAGCGCGACCCTGCGCTAGCGGAGCTTGCGAAGGGCGTGGATGTGTTTGTGATGGTGGCTGGCGTGCCACGCAAGCCGGGCATGACGCGCGACGACCTTTTCAAAATCAACGCCGGAATCATCCTGGACCTTGTGCTGACGTGCGCATCGTCGAGCCCAAAGGCGGTGTTCTGCATTGTGACGAACCCTGTGAACAGCACGGTCGTGatcgcggcagaggcgctgaagAGCCTCGGCGTATACGACAGAAACCGGCTGCTTGGCGTGTCGCTGCTAGACGGGCTGCGCGCGACGTGCTTCATCAACGAGGCGCGCAAGCCTTTGGTCGTGACGCAGGTGCCAGTTGTTGGCGGGCACAGCGACGCAACGATTGTTCCGTTGTTCCACCAGCTGCTGGGGCCGTTGCCGGAGCAGGCGACGCTGGACAAGATCGTGAAGCGCGTGCAGGTTGCAGGCACAGAGGtggtgaaggcgaaggcCGGGCGCGGGTCTGCGACGCTGTCGATGGCGGAGGCTGGCGCGCGGTTCACGCTGAAGGTTGTGGAGGGCCTGACCGGCACGGGTAAACCGCTGGTGTACGCATACGTGGACACAGACGGGCAGCACGAGACGCCGTTCCTCGCGATCCCCGTGGTGCTTGGCGTGAATGGAATCGAGAAGCGCCTGCCAATCGGTCCGCTGCACTCGACAGAGGAAAcgctgctgaaggcggcACTGCCGGTGATCAAGAAGAATATCGTGAAGGGCAGCGAGTTCGCGCGCTCACACCTGTAGCACCTcagcgttttcttttcttttgctgTAAACGGACATGGGAAGCATCTCGATACTTCGCGTCGCGCTGGCGGACGTCGCACGACGTCGTTCgtcatccccctccccctcttcggCCCTATACGCATGAAGGAGTTGAATTACGCAACAGCATGTTGATATCAAGTGTGCGACTGgcgaagggaaggggaggggcgtgcGCAAGTAGCCATCGAGGACATCAGCATTGCGGACggctcctcccctcccccgagcTCCTAcagcctttttttttgtgggtGTGGGGGGTCTTGTTTTCGCCTACGCGGTGCCGTTGTCGTGGTGCACCGATCAAAAAAATAGTTTTTGTGTATTGAACTATTTAAGGAGGAAGTGGAAGGAGGGGCTGGACGTGACGGGGTGCATGGatacacccacacacgcacatttatatatatatatatatatcgatGCATACGCAGACGCTCTGCCGCGATTGCTCAGCTTGCTTTCTGCTCCTtcctctgtttttttttcccggCTTTTATAAGCGAGTCGCTCTCTGCCGCGTCTTTGGTGCTTGTATCTTCCTGCCGcactgcccctccctccctccctccctcccatcacttatctccctctctcccgca contains the following coding sequences:
- a CDS encoding glycosomal malate dehydrogenase, which encodes MVNVCVVGAAGGIGQSLSLLLVRQLPYGSTLSLFDVVGAAGVAADLSHVDNAGVQVKFAAGKIGQKRDPALAELAKGVDVFVMVAGVPRKPGMTRDDLFKINAGIILDLVLTCASSSPKAVFCIVTNPVNSTVVIAAEALKSLGVYDRNRLLGVSLLDGLRATCFINEARKPLVVTQVPVVGGHSDATIVPLFHQLLGPLPEQATLDKIVKRVQVAGTEVVKAKAGRGSATLSMAEAGARFTLKVVEGLTGTGKPLVYAYVDTDGQHETPFLAIPVVLGVNGIEKRLPIGPLHSTEETLLKAALPVIKKNIVKGSEFARSHL